The Changchengzhania lutea genomic sequence GTTATTACTAAAATGAAAATATGCTGCGCACGCACCTTCTGAAGAAACCATTGGAGCACCTAATGGATTTGAAGGGTTACATGTTTTTCCAAAAGCAGGACATTCCCGAGGTTTTTTTATTCCTCTTAAAATTTCTCCAGCTATACATATTGAACTTTCAGGCACTTTAATATTTTCAATATTAAATTTAGTTTCTGCATCATAAGCAATAAATTCCTTTCTCACTTTGTATCCACTGTTTGGAATTTCACCAATACCTCGCCATTCTCTATTGCCTACTTCAAAAACTTGCTGAATTACTTTTTTTGCAGCAAGATTTCCTTCTTCTTTAACAACTCTCGAATATTGGTTTTCAACTTTATGTATCCCCGCTTCCAATTGGCAAACTGCCATATAAATACCCTGCACCAAGTCTAGCGGTTCAAATCCTGTAATTATTATTGGGATGTTATATTTTTTTGATAGCGGATGATACTCTTCATTACCCATTATAGCGCAAACATGTCCAGCTCCTAGAAAAGCATCTATGTTACAAAATTCGTCGTCTAAAATAGCTTCCATTGCTGGAGGCACTAAAACATGAGATACTAAAATTGAATAATTTGTCAAGCCTTCTTTTTGTGCATGAAGTACTGACAATGCATTTGCTGGAGCGGTGGTTTCAAAACCAACAGCAAAAAAGACAACTTCTTTTTCTGGGTTGTTTTTAGCAATTTTTACAGCCTCCAAAGGAGAATATAGTATGCGTAAGTCTCCGCCATCTGCTTTAGCTTCCAATAAGCTTTTTTTGCTGCCTGGAACTCGAATCATATCACCAAAAGAACAAACTATAATACCCTTTTCCAGTAATTCTATGGCCTTATCAATAAGACTTAAAGGCGTCACACAAACCGGACAACCGGGGCCGTGTATCATTTGAACCTGTTGTGGCAACAAATCAAGAATGCCGTTGCGAACCAAACCATGAGTTTGACCACCACAAACCTCCATGATGTTCCAAGTTCTTGTTACTTTGTTGGCAATAAGATCTAAATAGCTTTTTGTAGCTTCTAAATTTCTATATTCACTTAGATATTTCATTAAAAATTCTCTTTGTTTTCACAATTTAAATAATACATAATCTGTCCGAATGCAATATTCTCATCGTTAGGTGTTAAGTTACGATTAAAATATAATTTATACTTGTTATCATTAAGTTCAATTAGCATATCCATTAAGGTTGTATTCTGAAATACGCCTCCATTTAAACAAATTTTCGAACTGTTACTGTTTTCAGCAACCATATAAATTATTGAAGCTAATGTAAATAGGAAATTAGCTGTAATTTGTTCTGTTTCAATGCCTTTTCTTAAATCTGATTGTACCCCTTTAAGAATTTGTGATGTTGGAATTGTTTTTCCTGAAAACCTCTTACAATAATTGATACAACGCTCTAAATTATAATCAACAAGGTTATTTTCAAGAAGCATAGCCGCTTCACCTTCATACGAATTAAAATCACAAATATTTAATAAAGAAGAAACCGCATCAAAGAGCCTTCCGACAGAAGATGTCTTAAGCTTATTTTTCTTTTTGATAGTCGTTAAAACTTGTAACGCTTCACTTGAAAATTTTGAATTAAGTAGGTCATTGAATGATTCGTCTGCTAAAGAAAACAAAGACAATCGAGGTTCTTTAGACATTTTATCTCCAGAAATCCAATTAAAATACTCAAAATGAGTCAACCTTTCAATGTC encodes the following:
- the hypD gene encoding hydrogenase formation protein HypD, with the translated sequence MKYLSEYRNLEATKSYLDLIANKVTRTWNIMEVCGGQTHGLVRNGILDLLPQQVQMIHGPGCPVCVTPLSLIDKAIELLEKGIIVCSFGDMIRVPGSKKSLLEAKADGGDLRILYSPLEAVKIAKNNPEKEVVFFAVGFETTAPANALSVLHAQKEGLTNYSILVSHVLVPPAMEAILDDEFCNIDAFLGAGHVCAIMGNEEYHPLSKKYNIPIIITGFEPLDLVQGIYMAVCQLEAGIHKVENQYSRVVKEEGNLAAKKVIQQVFEVGNREWRGIGEIPNSGYKVRKEFIAYDAETKFNIENIKVPESSICIAGEILRGIKKPRECPAFGKTCNPSNPLGAPMVSSEGACAAYFHFSNNEI